In Helianthus annuus cultivar XRQ/B chromosome 3, HanXRQr2.0-SUNRISE, whole genome shotgun sequence, a single window of DNA contains:
- the LOC110927857 gene encoding homeobox-DDT domain protein RLT1 has product MIIIYKDLLFMLWMIKYMFAAEMYPSEVTRAQLSESLGLTDRQLQMWFCHRRLKEKKEEIVKKVVGEQMEVLKSSKRELIVAERDGSRSMSRHESWSGSGSESDSSRDNEPVVRSRANELTQEPLPP; this is encoded by the exons atgattataatttataaagatttattattcatgttgtggATGATTAAATATATGTTTGCAGCCGAGATGTATCCGTCTGAGGTGACAAGAGCACAGCTGTCGGAATCCCTAGGGTTAACCGACCGGCAGTTGCAAATGTGGTTTTGCCACCGTCGGTtaaaagagaagaaagaagaaatTGTTAAAAAGGTAGTCGGGGAACAGATGGAGGTTTTAAAATCTTCTAAACGAGAATTGATTGTGGCTGAGCGCGATGGTTCGCGGTCTATGTCGCGTCATGAGTCATGGTCAGGTTCAGGTTCAGAGTCGGATTCTAGCCGGGATAATGAACCCGTGGTGCGTAGCAGGGCGAATGAGTTGACCCAAG AACCGCTGCCGCCATAG
- the LOC110929391 gene encoding probable carboxylesterase 12: MASSTEITHDFPPFIRVYKDGRVERLFATPRLPPSTDPVTGVQSKDVVISPELDVKSRIFLPKVDPGAPPQKLPLIIYVHGGGFCIGSPLNIITQGFLAPLVSQTPAVAVAIGYRLAPEHPLPAAYHDCWVAFQWIASHATGSGPDSWINNYVDTSRVFLVGESAGANLAHYIAVQAGINKTKLGVRGLIMLHPYFSQKEPDKMIQFLYPASSGSDDDPKLNPCSDPDLEKMGCPRVLVVVAERDKLKPRGVGYKETLEKSKWGGKVEFMENEGEDHVFYLFNPSSEKAKGLFEALISFVNQVV, encoded by the coding sequence ATGGCTTCATCAACCGAAATCACTCATGATTTTCCACCATTCATACGGGTGTACAAAGACGGCCGTGTCGAACGCCTATTCGCCACGCCCCGCCTTCCACCGTCCACCGATCCAGTCACCGGAGTTCAATCTAAAGACGTCGTGATCTCACCCGAACTCGACGTCAAATCGCGCATCTTCCTCCCGAAAGTTGACCCAGGAGCCCCACCACAAAAGCTTCCTCTCATAATCTACGTCCACGGGGGCGGGTTTTGCATCGGATCACCGTTAAACATCATCACACAAGGCTTCCTCGCCCCATTAGTATCCCAAACCCCCGCAGTCGCAGTTGCAATTGGCTACAGGCTGGCCCCGGAGCACCCTCTCCCAGCCGCATACCACGACTGCTGGGTGGCGTTCCAGTGGATCGCCTCCCATGCAACTGGGTCTGGACCCGACTCGTGGATCAACAATTATGTTGACACTAGTCGGGTCTTTTTGGTGGGAGAGAGTGCTGGGGCCAACTTGGCCCATTACATTGCGGTCCAAGCGGGAATCAATAAGACAAAATTGGGTGTCCGTGGGTTGATCATGTTGCATCCGTATTTCTCTCAGAAAGAACCCGATAAGATGATCCAGTTCTTGTACCCGGCTAGTTCGGGTTCGGATGATGACCCGAAACTGAACCCTTGTTCGGATCCGGATCTTGAGAAAATGGGTTGCCCGAGGGTTTTGGTGGTTGTTGCGGAGCGGGACAAATTGAAACCGAGAGGGGTCGGGTATAAGGAGACATTGGAAAAGAGTAAATGGGGAGGTAAAGTGGAGTTTATGGAGAATGAAGGGGAAGATcatgttttttatttgtttaatccatCAAGTGAAAAGGCCAAGGGGTTATTTGAAGCCTTGATTTCATTTGTTAATCAAGTAGTCTAA